From a single Raphanus sativus cultivar WK10039 chromosome 3, ASM80110v3, whole genome shotgun sequence genomic region:
- the LOC130509952 gene encoding LOW QUALITY PROTEIN: uncharacterized protein LOC130509952 (The sequence of the model RefSeq protein was modified relative to this genomic sequence to represent the inferred CDS: deleted 1 base in 1 codon), which translates to MAKSDSVYNEEYDRASRGEDQQTKKDIKSLQDKLDLVLSNQSKKEQVSLVGDPNQEVPPKVNEVDGLEGQEELCFINNNGTWYRKEPNFQYNNYQPRSYQNNQQGGYQPKQTTQQGNYQQRQNAPPGFGNTNQSTQAQGSSSQSKAPDSNMESMFKQIMEAQSRVAKDIGHEFKTVHSKIDSSYTELNNKIRALESQFASMNSQPSRQQGTLPGKPEQNPKETMKAITLRSGKELPPRVLTKDGEKQDGEVAINIDDEVVIVDEKVDEEILEKIVEAKGKGKVGEEKRTVKQGGATSKDTSFVPPPYEPKLPFPGRFKKQLLEKYKALFEKQMSEVQITMPIIDAFMLVPQCSKFLKDVVAAKKKEMEGMVVLTHECNAIIKRLTIPKKLKDPGSFTLPCAIGPLMFERCLCDLGASVSLMPLSVAKKLGFSHYKKCKLSLVLADCSVKFPIGILEDLSVMVGNCEIPTDFVVLEMDEEARDPLILGRPFLATAGSIINVKEGKIDLHLGKEHILHFDINEIMKRHTIQGQIFYIEEMEALADELLEELALEDPLQHALTVDRGVQVVENKESDAYGRMLDSHRGFESEDQYEALQQVVHQEAASTQQKDSHQEDWDELKAPKVELKPLPHGVRYAFLGPNETYPVIVSSELTELELSQLLSALKKFRKAIGYSLDDIKGISPSLCMHRIHLEDESMTSIEHQRRLNPNLKEVVKKEILKLLDAGVIYPISDSKWVSPVHVVPKKGGITVVKNDKNELIPTRTVTGHRMCIDYRKLNSASRKDHFPLPFIDQMLERLANHPFYCFLDGYSGFFQIPIHPNDQEKTTFTCPYGTFAYRRMPFGLCNAPATFQRCMMSIFSDLIEDVVEVFMDDFSVYGSSFSACLSNLCRVLQRCEDTNLVLNWEKCHFMVKEGIVLGHKISERGIEVDKAKIEVMVSLPPPKTVKDIRSFLGHAGFYRRYVKDFSKVARPITKLLCKEAAFSFDSDCLEAFKELKNNLVNAPIVQPPDWSLPFEIMCDASDFAVGAVLGQKKDGKTHVIYYASQTLNDAQVKYSTTEKEMLAIVFAFEKFRSYLVGSKVIVYTDHAALRHLLAKKDAKPRLLRWILLLQEFDLEIRDKPGIENGVADHLSRMRIEGETPIDEGLREEQVMAIRAVVAVCETGKKLEEVKASKEKEPLYADFVNYLVTGKEPLRLEGYSKKKFYKELKRYYWDEPFLFILCKDHLYRRAVAEEEVNGILQQCHGSSYGGHFATFKTVAKVLQAGFWWPHMFKDCQRRGNITKRNEMPQNPILEVEVFDVWGIDFMGPFPSSYGNKYILVAVDYVSKWVEAVASPTNDSRVVLKMFKSIIFPRFGVPRVVISDGSSHFINKLFENLLKKNGVKHKVATPYHFQTSGQVEISNREIKGILEKIVGAKRKDWSDKLDDALWAYRTAYKTPLGTTPFNLVYGKACHLPVELDYKALWAVDLLNFDIKSAKEKRRSLD; encoded by the exons atggcaaagAGTGACTCAGTTTACAATGAGGAGTATGATAGAGCCAGCAGAGGTGAGGATCAGCAGACAAAGAAGGATATCAAATCAttgcaagacaagttggacttggttctttcaaaccaatccaagAAGGAGCAGGTTAGCTTAGTTGGTGATCCTAATCAAGAGGTTCCTCCTAAGGTGAAtgaggttgatggtttggaagggcaagaagagctttgcttcatcaacaacaatggtacatgGTACAGAAAGGAGcctaactttcagtacaacaactaccagccGAGGTCTTATCAAAACAACCAGCAAGGAGGATACCAACCTAAGCAAACCACTCAACAAGGGAACTATCAGCAAAGGCAAAATGCCCCTCCTGGTTTTGGTAACACAAATCAGTCTACTCAAGCTCAAGGAAGCTCATCTCAGTCCAAGGCTCCTGATTCAAACATGGAGTCAATGTTCAAgcagatcatggaagctcagtCTAGAGTTGCAAAGGATATTGGGCATGAGTTCAAGACAGTGCACTCCAAGATTGACAGTAGCTACACAGAGCTAAACAACAAGATCAGGGCTTTGGAGAGCCAATTTGCTTCTATGAACTCTCAGCCTAGTCGCCAACAAGGAACCCTACCTGGAAAACCTGAGCAAAACCCCAAAGAAACAATGAAAGCAATCACTTTGCGAAGTGGTAAAGAGTTGCCTCCAAGAGTACTCACCAAGGATGGTGAGAAACAGGATGGGGAGGTTGCCATCAACATTGATGATGAGGTAgttattgttgatgagaagGTTGATGAGGAAATTCTGGAAAAGATTGTGGAAgctaagggtaaaggaaaggttggagaggagaagagaacAGTGAAGCAAGGTGGAGCTACATCAAAAGATACTTCTTTtgtccctcctccctatgaGCCTAAGTTACCTTTTCCAGGAAGATTCAAGAAGCAACTATTGGAGAAGTACAAGGCACtctttgagaagcagatgagtgaagtgcagattacaatgcccatcatagATGCCTTCATGCTTGTTCCTCAGTGTAGCAAGTTCTTGAAGGATGTTGTGGCTGctaagaagaaagaaatggaaGGAATGGTGGTTCTTactcatgagtgcaatgccatcattaaGAGGTTGACAATCCCTAAGAAGCTAAAAGATCCAGGAAGCTTCACTCTACCTTGTGCCATTGGTCCTCTGATGTTTGAAAGGTGCCTATGTGACTTGGGAGCTAGTGTTAGTCTCATGCCTTTATCTGTAGCCAAGAAGCTTGGGTTTAGCCACTACAAGAAGTGCAAACTCTCCTTGGTGCTTGCTGATTGCTCAGTGAAATTTCCCATTGGAATTTTGGAAGATCTCTCTGTGATGGTGGGAAATTGTGAAATCCCTACTGACTTTGTGGTGCTAGAGATGGATGAGGAAGCTAGAGATCCTTTGATCCTTGGAAGACCATTCTTGGCCACAGCAGGATCAATTATAAATGTGAAGGAGGGCAAGATTGATCTTCACTTGGGTAAGGAGCACattctccactttgacatcaatgAGATAATGAAGAGGCACACCATCCAAGGGCAGATCTTCTACATAGAGGAAATGGAAGCTCTAGCTGATGAGCTGCTTGAGGAGTTAGCACTTGAGGATCCTCTACAGCATGCCTTGACAGTTGATAGAGGAGTCCAAGTGGTTGAGAACAAGGAAAGTGATGCTTATGGAAGGATGCTGGATTCACACAGAGGGTTTGAGAGTGAGGATCAGTATGAGGCGCTTCAACAAGTGGTTCATCAAGAGGCAGCATCCACTCAACAAAAGGACAGTCATCAAGAGGATTGGGATGAACTCAAAGCGCCTAAGGTGGAACTTAAACCCCTTCCCCATGGTGTAAGGTATGCTTTCCTTGGCCCTAATGAGACTTACCCTGTCATTGTGAGTAGTGAGCTTACTGAACTTGAATTGTCTCAACTGTTGAGTGCACTTAAGAAGTTTAGGAAAGCAATAGGGTATTCTCTAGATGACATCAAAGGGATATCACCTTCTTTGTGCATGCATAGGATACATCTAGAGGATGAATCAATGACTTCTATTGAGCATCAAAGAAGGTTAAACCCTAATTTGAAAGAAGTTGTAAAGAAGGAGATTCTCAAACTCTTAGATGCAGGTGTTATTTACCCAATCTCAGATAGTAAATGGGTATCTCCTGTGCATGTGGTTCCAAAGAAAGGTGGTATCACTGTTGTG AAAAATGATAAGAATGagttgatccccactagaactgTAACTGGACATAGGATGTGCATTGATTATAGAAAGTTAAACTCTGCATCTAGAAAGgatcattttccattgccatTTATTGATCAGATGCTTGAGAGACTTGCAAACCATCCTTTCTATTGCTTTCTTGATGGGTATTCAGGGTTCTTCCAAATCCCTATACATCccaatgatcaagagaagacgACATTCACATGCCCCTATGGTACCTTTGCCTATCGAAGGATGCCATTTGGGTTATGTAATGCTCCAGCCACCTTTCAAAGGTGCATGATGTCTATCTTCTCTGATCTCATTGAGGATGTTGTGGAGGTATTCATGGATGACTTCTCTGTCTACGGATCTTCGTTTTCTGCTTGTTTGTCCAACTTGTGCAGGGtcctacagagatgtgaagacaccaaccttgtgctgaactgggagaagtgTCACTTCATGGTCAAAGAGGGGATTGTACTTGGACACAAGATTTCAGAAAGAGGCATCGAAGTGGACAAGGCTAAGATTGAGGTGATGGTTAGTCTACCTCCACCAAAGACTGTGAAAGACATAAGGAGTTTCCTTGGCCATGCTGGGTTCTACAGGAGATATGTCAAGGACTTCTCAAAGGTTGCTAGGCCAATAACCAAGCTGCTATGCAAAGAAGCCGCTTTCAGCTTTGATTCAGATTGTCTTGAAGCTTTCAAGGAGCTGAAGAACAATTTGGTCAATGCTCCTATTGTTCAACCACCTGATTGGAGTCTCCCCTTTGAAATTATGTGTGATGCAAGTGACTTTGCTGTTGGAGCTGTTTTGGGGCAGAAAAAGGATGGCAAGACtcatgtgatctactatgctAGCCAAACCTTGAATGATGCTCAGGTGAAGTATTCCACAACCGAGAAGGAGATGCTAGCCATTGTATTTgcctttgagaagttcagaagcTACTTGGTTGGGTCAAAGGTTATTGTCTACACTGATCATGCAGCTTTGAGACACCTATTGGCCAAGAAAGATGCTAAGCCAAGACTTTTGAGGTGGATCCTTTTGCTTCAAGAGTTTGACTTGGAGATTAGAGACAAGCCGGGCATTGAGAATGGAGTAGCTGATCACTTATCTAGGATGAGGATTGAAGGTGAAACCCCCATTGATGAAGGGCTTCGTGAGGAACAGGTCATGGCCATCAGGGCAGTGGTTGCAGTGTGTGAAACGGGCAAAAAGCTTGAAGAGGTTAAGGCGTCTAAGGAGAAGGAGCCTTTGTATGCAGATTTTGTGAACTACCTTGTCACAGGAAAGGAACCATTAAGACTTGAAGGTTATTCCAAGAAGAAGTTCTACAAGGAGTTGAAGAGGTACTATTGGGATGAACCTTTTCTTTTCATCCTTTGCAAAGACCATCTCTATAGAAGGGCAGTGGCTGAAGAAGAGGTTAATGGAATCCTACAACAATGCCATGGTTCTTCATATGGAGGGCATTTTGCAACTTTCAAGACAGTGGCTAAGGTTCTACAAGCTGGATTTTGGTGGCCTCATATGTTCAAGGAC TGCCAACGGAGAGGGAACATCACAAAGAGGAATGAAATGCCTCAAAACCCAATTCTTGAAGTGGAGGTATTTGATGTTTGGGGAATAGACTTCATGGGacctttcccctcttcttaTGGCAACAAGTACATCTTAGTGGCTGTAGACTATGTGTCTAAGTGGGTTGAAGCAGTTGCAAGTCCTACAAATGACTCAAGAGTGGTGTTGAAGATGTTTAAGAGCATCATTTTTCCAAGGTTTGGAGTTCCTAGAGTGGTGATAAGTGATGGAAGCTCACATTTCATCAACAAACTTTTTGAGAATCTTCTCAAGAAGAATGgagtgaaacacaaggttgcaaccccTTATCACTTTCAAACCAGTGGTCAAGTTGAAATCtctaacagagagatcaagggTATCCTGGAGAAGATTGTGGGAGCCAAGAGGAAGGATTGGTCAGACAAgcttgatgatgcactttgggcCTATAGGACAGCATACAAGACACCATTGGGAACCACCCCTTTCAACCTTGTGTATGGGAAAGCTTGCCATCTACCAGTAGAACTTGATTACAAGGCATTGTGGGCTGTGGATTTGTTGAACTTTGACATCAAGAgtgcaaaagaaaagagaagatcCCTTGATTGA
- the LOC108830475 gene encoding uncharacterized protein LOC108830475, with protein MAKQTQAEIETKKRKNAERETARTGKVLGSQPGSEEERRQQALAMLKKKTQAKTDGKRIAADESAADIAHKQAPPKRARAPRGQGGGALVLEKSNQEANLTISTQAPIPQPKPPTKRPTSQLVCEEVHQDQVRKDQQLRAKQKKEGKRPVVEESDSEKAEDPSPDSDEDHGPPKRKNFNAGRDRKKKPTEAELVEQMRKGIAWPPTRFVDRSFLQALYLDDDVKEMLEFMKIGSFYSVAYQTYPEVSCQFLSTLEATFHTKKIAQQGWGRITFKIAGQSYTMSFTEIGEALGLHDGGNPALPQLTNAPKGKGIEDLTWKLISGKGREGRKDRSTAIKHPTIRYLHRFLTHTLFYKKEVSNIAGEELRFLHQAVQHYASHPQLPIVPDDFYSDFGMVGYFVTRLMYYKDWAWTNRDSEPQIGIGGWITPLLGYLGIDLGTDKSGPAYLNGKYLKKVQFLVGTLDGRCVYSYKRLNKKAEIALPNHPLTTLTSPGAIRFDIDEEHLLKCHGALGPVTQTPTTGSSEEVYLQGYTSKATEHLFGPPRYKFDQFTGALPLGPLRDAHDQISTLQRWSRAQDRTIYKLTNKCKELRRTVKRQVKASAIFMRKVTDVLTRGAVAGCKAEDFDIDALITPPPQPLYDPSAPESREQSLRRLRNPHIFPSESGNKSPSLDTTDEDDNSEGEASASSHGP; from the coding sequence ATGGCAAAACAAACTCAAGCAGAGATAGAGACTAAGAAGAGGAAGAATGCTGAGAGAGAGACTGCTAGAACAGGGAAAGTGTTGGGTTCACAACCTGGTTCCGAGGAGGAACGTAGGCAGCAAGCTTTAGCCATGCTCAAGAAGAAAACACAAGCCAAGACAGATGGCAAAAGAATTGCTGCTGATGAGAGTGCGGCTGACATTGCTCACAAGCAAGCCCCTCCCAAGAGAGCAAGAGCGCCAAGGGGTCAAGGTGGAGGAGCTCTTGTATTGGAGAAAAGCAACCAAGAAGCTAATCTTACCATTTCAACTCAAGCTCCAATACCACAGCCAAAACCACCTACTAAACGGCCCACTTCTCAGTTAGTTTGTGAGGAGGTGCATCAAGACCAAGTCCGTAAGGATCAGCAGTTGAGAGCAAAGCAGAAGAAAGAGGGCAAAAGACCAGTGGTTGAAGAGAGTGACAGTGAAAAAGCTGAGGATCCCTCTCCAGACAGTGATGAGGATCATGGCCCTCCCAAGAGGAAAAACTTCAATGCTGGCAGAGATAGGAAGAAGAAACCCACAGAAGCTGAGTTGGTGGAGCAAATGAGGAAAGGTATTGCTTGGCCTCCAACAAGATTTGTGGACAGGTCCTTCTTACAGGCGTTGTATCTTGATGATGATGTTAAGGAGATGCTAGAGTTCATGAAGATAGGCAGCTTCTATTCAGTGGCTTACCAAACTTATCCCGAGGTCTCTTGTCAGTTCTTATCTACTCTTGAAGCAACATTTCACACGAAGAAGATTGCACAGCAAGGTTGGGGAAGAATCACCTTTAAGATCGCTGGTCAGTCTTACACCATGTCCTTCACAGAGATTGGAGAAGCTCTTGGCCTCCATGATGGGGGGAATCCAGCTCTTCCTCAGCTCACCAATGCGCCAAAAGGCAAAGGAATCGAAGACCTAACTTGGAAATTGATATCAGGGAAGGGAAGAGAGGGTAGGAAAGACAGAAGCACAGCCATCAAGCACCCTACCATTCGCTATCTCCACAGATTCCTTACCCACACCTTGTTCTACAAGAAGGAGGTGAGTAATATCGCCGGAGAGGAATTGAGATTTCTTCATCAAGCTGTCCAACACTATGCCTCCCACCCTCAGTTACCCATTGTCCCTGATGACTTCTACAGTGATTTTGGTATGGTGGGATACTTTGTGACGCGCCTCATGTACTATAAGGATTGGGCTTGGACAAACCGCGATTCAGAACCTCAGATTGGGATCGGTGGCTGGATAACCCCACTACTTGGTTACTTGGGGATTGATTTGGGAACTGATAAATCAGGTCCAGCTTACTTGAATGGAAAGTACCTCAAGAAGGTCCAATTCCTAGTAGGGACATTAGATGGAAGGTGTGTCTACTCATACAAGAGACTCAACAAGAAAGCTGAGATTGCTCTTCCCAACCACCCACTCACCACCTTGACAAGTCCGGGTGCAATCAGGTTCGATATTGATGAGGAGCACTTGCTCAAATGCCATGGAGCACTTGGCCCTGTGACTCAAACGCCAACAACAGGAAGCAGCGAAGAGGTATATCTTCAAGGGTACACAAGCAAGGCTACTGAACACCTTTTTGGCCCTCCTCGCTACAAGTTCGACCAGTTCACAGGTGCTTTACCTCTTGGCCCCCTTCGCGACGCTCATGATCAGATCAGTACCCTCCAGAGGTGGAGCAGAGCTCAGGATAGAACCATTTACAAGCTCACCAACAAATGTAAGGAACTGAGAAGAACTGTGAAGAGACAAGTTAAGGCCTCAGCTATTTTCATGAGAAAGGTGACTGATGTTTTGACTAGAGGGGCTGTAGCTGGATGTAAGGCAGAGGACTTTGACATTGATGCTCTCATCACGCCCCCACCTCAGCCACTCTATGACCCATCCGCACCAGAATCAAGGGAGCAGTCTCTCCGCCGCTTGAGAAACCCACACATCTTCCCTTCAGAATCAGGAAACAAATCTCCTTCTCTCGACACCACTGATGAAGATGACAACTCCGAGGGCGAGGCATCAGCCTCTTCTCACGGTCCATAG
- the LOC108836427 gene encoding growth-regulating factor 1 has product MDLGVRVQGSVSGHENGSPGQTELGSGFGNKQERSGFDGEDLWRSSKLTRTSIDGFSSSSAAAKTLSFHQGIPLLRSTSLDPRRQEQMLSFSPASDKSDVSPYLQYGRNSGYGLGGIMNTNSMHGSLLTGAKGPFSLTQWAELEQQALIYKYITANVPVPSSLLLSLKKSFFPYGSLPPNSFGWGSFHLGFSGGNMDPEPGRCRRTDGKKWRCSRDAVPDQKYCERHINRGRHRSRKPVEGQNGHNTNAAAAASAASKAAAAATTVVAMRGSDNNNSLAAVGTHHLANPSMANSDRVQNAQGASVFPAAMNLQSKESHQKQSSNPFQFGLISSDSLLNPSHKQPSYANSSKGFGSYLDFSNQAKNSNVDSWTEELKSDWTQLSMSIPMAPSSPVQDKLALSPLRLSREFDPAIHMGLGVNTEFLEPVKKTNNWIPISWGNNNSMGGPLGEVLNSTTNSPKFGSSPTGVLQKSTFGSLSNSSSGSSTVLGDNSNKNCDGKDPLGPTTLMNSSASAPSL; this is encoded by the exons ATGGATCTTGGAGTTCGAGTCCAAGGGTCGGTTTCGGGTCATGAGAACGGGTCTCCGGGTCAAACAGAACTCGGATCTGGTTTCGGAAACAAGCAAGAAAGATCCGGTTTTGACGGTGAAGATTTGTGGAGGAGCTCGAAACTTACAAGAACATCAATAGATGGattctcttcctcctccgctGCAGCTAAGACTCTGTCGTTTCATCAAGGCATACCTCTCTTGAGATCTACCTCCCTCGATCCTCGCAGACAAGAACAGATGCTTAGCTTCTCCCCTGCTTCCGACAAGTCAGATGTCTCGCCGTATCTTCAGTACGGTAGAAACTCAG GATATGGTTTAGGAGGAATAATGAACACAAACAgcatgcacggaagcttgttgACAGGAGCTAAAGGACCTTTTTCATTGACTCAATGGGCTGAGCTAGAACAACAGGCTTTGATCTACAAATACATCACAGCCAATGTCCCTGTGCCATCTAGTTTGCTCCTCTCTCTCAAAAAATCTTTTTTCCCTTATGGATCCTTGCCTCCTAATTCCT TTGGATGGGGCTCTTTTCATCTGGGCTTTTCCGGCGGCAACATGGATCCCGAGCCCGGGAGATGTCGCCGGACAGATGGAAAGAAATGGCGGTGCTCGAGGGATGCTGTTCCCGACCAGAAGTACTGTGAACGACACATTAACAGAGGCCGCCATCGTTCAAGAAAGCCTGTGGAAGGCCAAAATGGCCACAATACTAATGCTGCTGCCGCTGCTTCTGCTGCGTCTAAGGCGGCAGCAGCAGCGACTACGGTTGTTGCAATGCGTGGATCAGATAATAACAACAGCCTGGCCGCCGTTGGAACTCATCATCTTGCCAATCCTTCTATGGCTAACAG TGACAGAGTTCAAAATGCTCAAGGGGCTTCCGTCTTTCCTGCCGCAATGAACTTACAATCGAAGGAATCTCATCAGAAACAAAGCAGTAACCCTTTCCAGTTCGGTCTCATCTCCTCTGACTCGTTACTTAATCCCTCCCATAAACAACCCTCCTACGCAAACTCCTCCAAAGGCTTTGGATCGTATCTGGACTTCAGCAACCAAGCAAAGAACTCCAATGTCGATTCCTGGACAGAAGAGCTGAAATCTGATTGGACTCAGCTCTCAATGTCAATCCCCATGGCTCCATCTTCCCCTGTTCAAGATAAACTTGCTCTCTCTCCTTTAAGGCTTTCGCGCGAGTTTGACCCTGCTATCCACATGGGACTAGGCGTTAACACTGAGTTTCTTGAGCCTGTGAAGAAAACGAATAACTGGATACCAATCTCATGGGGTAATAATAACTCCATGGGAGGTCCTCTCGGTGAGGTACTAAACAGCACGACGAATAGTCCCAAGTTTGGTTCTTCCCCGACAGGCGTCTTGCAGAAGTCGACGTTTGGTTCTCTTTCTAACAGCAGCTCAGGAAGCAGCACTGTTCTTGGCGATAACAGCAACAAGAACTGCGATGGAAAGGATCCACTTGGCCCGACCACACTGATGAACTCCTCTGCTTCTGCTCCTTCTCTGTGA